A single genomic interval of Brevibacillus brevis harbors:
- a CDS encoding nitroreductase family protein, producing MEKVIDQKAFMDVIRERRSVRHYDPTAKISRDELKEMLKEATWAPSSSNLQPWRFLIIDEQPLKEKLLPIAFNQKQVVEAAAIIAVLADYEGYKQAGSIYKKAVEAGYMTEEVKATLIDNINKRYENRDRAIIKEIALVDGGLVSMQLMLVAKARGYDTVPMGGYNSEKFKEAFQIPDQYETVMLIAVGKAAEPGHPTTRLDVEEITFWNEMPSK from the coding sequence ATGGAAAAAGTCATCGATCAAAAGGCTTTTATGGACGTCATTCGAGAGCGTCGTTCCGTACGTCATTACGATCCAACAGCAAAAATCTCGCGGGATGAACTCAAGGAAATGCTGAAAGAAGCAACCTGGGCACCTTCCAGCTCTAACCTCCAGCCATGGCGGTTTTTGATTATCGATGAACAGCCATTGAAAGAGAAGCTACTCCCCATCGCATTTAACCAAAAGCAGGTGGTAGAAGCTGCGGCGATCATTGCAGTCCTTGCTGATTATGAGGGCTACAAACAAGCTGGGAGCATTTACAAAAAAGCGGTAGAAGCAGGCTACATGACAGAGGAAGTAAAAGCTACACTCATCGACAACATCAACAAGCGCTATGAGAATCGGGATCGAGCAATCATCAAGGAAATTGCTTTGGTAGACGGAGGTCTCGTCTCGATGCAATTGATGCTCGTAGCCAAGGCAAGAGGGTATGACACGGTGCCAATGGGAGGCTATAACAGCGAGAAATTCAAGGAAGCTTTCCAAATCCCGGATCAATATGAAACGGTCATGTTGATTGCAGTCGGCAAAGCGGCAGAGCCTGGTCATCCGACTACTCGCCTGGATGTAGAAGAGATTACGTTCTGGAATGAGATGCCAAGTAAATAA